One part of the Dermacentor silvarum isolate Dsil-2018 chromosome 6, BIME_Dsil_1.4, whole genome shotgun sequence genome encodes these proteins:
- the LOC119456597 gene encoding uncharacterized protein LOC119456597, whose translation MSTPRTPLPTHATWGAPNPSSSPSSALPPFPVPSPSTAGSNTATRSARKPRSALTAGLLATARTSAPSPSPPFVTAAARLTRHSSPLPASPAASCSREPCKLRFDRNGPSSPPATSKPQPSPPAPPTGPNLTTSRLSRPRRRSASRGARSASRHRSVSFPPLPRSDASNAPTTTSPVSWKSQPHKSDPQTAALGATIAAEQLQIQELSRQLQAR comes from the coding sequence ATGTCAACACCCCGTACGCCATTGCCGACGCACGCCACATGGGGCGCTCCAAATCCATCCTCGTCACCTTCGTCGGCACTGCCACCCTTCCCAGTGCCATCGCCTTCAACTGCGGGATCTAACACTGCCACCCGTTCCGCCCGAAAGCCGAGGTCTGCACTAACTGCTGGGCTCCTGGCCACCGCGCGGACGTCTGCACCAAGCCCAAGTCCGCCCTTTGTCACCGCTGCGGCCAGGCTCACTAGGCACTCGAGCCCCCTACCTGCGTCCCCTGCTGCATCCTGTTCAAGGGAACCGTGCAAGCTTCGGTTCGACCGGAACGGCCcgtcgtcacctccggccacGTCTAAGCCCCAGCCTTCCCCACCAGCACCACCCACCGGGCCCAACCTCACGACCTCCCGGCTTTCCCGCCCCCGCCGCcgctctgcctcccgtggtgcccggtctgccagccgccaccgctccgTCTCCTTCCCGCCTCTGCCCAGATCCGATGCGTCCAAcgcccccaccaccacatcaCCGGTTAGCTGGAAATCGCAGCCTCACAAGTCGGACCCCCAAACCGCGGCCCTCGGGGCCACTATCGCTGCCGAGCAGCTTCAAATTCAGGAGCTGTCGCGCCAGTTGCAGGCGCGCTAG